A genomic window from Eleginops maclovinus isolate JMC-PN-2008 ecotype Puerto Natales chromosome 9, JC_Emac_rtc_rv5, whole genome shotgun sequence includes:
- the LOC134869718 gene encoding uncharacterized protein LOC134869718, translated as MTQKRIKLPTDMRDKAYKSRPRKSPYHHCWASYSKTTTVRPEDLKTEKIAVIFQVQKDTIYLTDDHNIAIFPEENGHFISVDLVDRGHYEVHGDASASAAAAPPPPPATATAAAADQRPRYLYSCAVTVGSNFWKQNSRKTFAVPEIQLGQLGKRRRLSRREDTGLQDVVAEIEEVIEAAQGLKEVTKSIKEVTEGTGKATLLCLQEGEVNALKTVFGCLVCPGPVEKPIFSSCCRSIIGCRSCIQQWEHSHDYCPKCRCQDRETNEVDGLDEALAVLRKLF; from the exons gcatacaagagtagacctaggaaatcaccttatcaccactgttgggcaagttactcaaAAACTACAACAGTGAGACCAGAGGACCTCAAGACCGAAAAAATAGCTGTCATCTTTCAA GTGCAGAAGGacactatttatttaacagatgaCCACAACATCGCCATCTTCCCAGAGGAGAACGGGCACTTCATCTCTGTGGATCTGGTGGACCGGGGCCACTACGAGGTGCATGGGGATGCCTcggcatcagcagcagcagcaccaccaccaccacctgcaacagcaacagcagcagcagcggacCAACGTCCACGATATTTGTATTCTTGTGCTGTCACTGTAGGATCCAACTTCTGGAAGCAGAATTCTAGGAAGACTTTTGCTGTTCCTGAGATTCAGCTGGGACAGCTTGGCAAAAGGAGGCGGCTAAG tcgTAGAGAAGACACTGGTCTTCAAGACGTGGTGGCCGAGATAGAGGAGGTGATCGAGGCAGCCCAGGGCCTGAAGGAGGTCACCAAGAGCATCAAGGAGGTAACAGAAGGGACTGGCAAAGCAACTCTACTGTGCCTACAAGAGGGAGAAGTGAATGCCCTGAAGACTGTCTTTGGCTGCCTTGTGTGCCCAG GTCCTGTGGAAAAACCCATTTTTTCATCTTGCTGCAGAAGCATCATCGGATGCAGGTCGTGCATTCAACAGTGGGAACACAGCCACGACTACTGCCCGAAGTGTCGGTGTCAAGACAGGGAGACAAATGAAGTGGATGGGTTGGACGAGG